From Demequina lutea, a single genomic window includes:
- the smpB gene encoding SsrA-binding protein SmpB, with protein MAEELKVVASNRSARHDFFIDDVFEAGMVLQGTEVKSLREGRATIGDGYIHIENGEAWAENLHIPEYLNGTWTNHAPRRKRKLLLNASELDELAMKTREKGFTIVPLRLYFVKGRAKLEIGLARGKHLYDKRQALKERQDNREAQRAMSTRGREESPTRR; from the coding sequence ATGGCCGAAGAACTCAAGGTCGTGGCGAGCAACCGATCCGCGCGCCACGACTTCTTCATCGACGACGTCTTCGAGGCAGGGATGGTGCTCCAGGGCACCGAGGTGAAGTCGTTGAGAGAGGGCCGCGCCACCATCGGCGATGGCTACATCCACATCGAAAACGGGGAGGCGTGGGCGGAGAACCTCCACATCCCCGAATACCTGAATGGGACGTGGACCAATCACGCGCCCAGGCGCAAGCGCAAGCTCCTGCTGAACGCCAGCGAGCTCGACGAGCTGGCGATGAAGACCCGCGAAAAGGGATTCACCATCGTTCCCTTGCGTCTCTACTTCGTGAAGGGCCGCGCCAAGCTCGAGATTGGCCTTGCCCGAGGCAAGCACCTGTATGACAAGAGGCAAGCGCTCAAGGAACGACAGGACAATCGCGAGGCGCAGCGGGCCATGAGCACGCGCGGCCGCGAGGAGTCGCCGACGCGTCGTTGA
- a CDS encoding M23 family metallopeptidase, with the protein MRKISIVSRSIKVAAVLAVAAMLGASASGVAQAEGSVHAWSSYDDQIAQANKVKAQQQQHSADLESAVTATDTAIADATLKLQQLNDQLPGVQEEYRLAQQQYDSAVLQQKIVASKLTAAQAEDAALTTQISSDDVKITDLRNMLAEIARAEYQGAQDNSSLSIFFGATTTQQFVDDYAYRETTARVQASTLDDAEQLAAVNRNRKTRQAAVKVYIAELMTQADALVVQTKAASATAAAKKAEMEKLLADTQDLKTYLDSQKAAYLAQQAQLDADAAALTAELDTLWKNKRAEEAVNGTGSLVKGFLSVPIANPYITSPFGMRFHPIFHVWRLHSGTDFGAACGTQVTAAADGTVAWAKYMSGSGNQVLLDHGYVSGKWLTTSYNHLSKFAVSPGQKVARGQIVGYVGSTGDSTGCHLHFEVRVNNRYVDPMTLLAAW; encoded by the coding sequence ATGAGAAAAATCTCTATCGTATCGCGCTCCATCAAGGTCGCCGCGGTGCTCGCGGTGGCGGCGATGCTGGGCGCATCGGCGAGCGGCGTGGCACAAGCCGAGGGCTCCGTTCACGCCTGGTCGAGTTACGATGACCAAATCGCGCAGGCAAACAAAGTAAAGGCGCAACAGCAACAACACTCGGCCGATCTTGAGAGCGCTGTGACCGCTACGGACACGGCAATCGCCGACGCGACTCTGAAGCTCCAGCAGCTCAACGACCAGTTGCCTGGGGTGCAGGAGGAGTACCGCCTGGCCCAACAGCAGTACGACTCAGCCGTGCTGCAACAGAAAATTGTCGCGAGCAAGTTGACGGCGGCGCAGGCCGAGGATGCGGCCCTTACTACGCAAATCTCGTCCGACGACGTCAAGATCACCGACCTGCGAAACATGCTCGCGGAAATCGCCCGCGCCGAGTACCAAGGCGCTCAAGACAACTCTTCGCTGAGCATCTTCTTTGGTGCGACCACCACCCAACAGTTCGTCGACGACTATGCCTACAGGGAGACCACAGCCCGCGTTCAGGCAAGCACCCTCGACGACGCGGAGCAATTGGCGGCCGTCAACCGCAACCGCAAGACGAGGCAAGCCGCCGTCAAGGTGTACATCGCGGAGCTCATGACGCAAGCCGACGCCCTGGTCGTCCAGACTAAAGCGGCGTCGGCCACCGCAGCGGCGAAGAAGGCCGAGATGGAGAAGCTCCTCGCCGACACTCAGGACCTCAAGACCTATCTCGATTCGCAGAAGGCGGCCTACCTTGCGCAGCAGGCGCAACTGGATGCCGACGCGGCCGCGCTTACGGCCGAGTTGGATACCCTGTGGAAAAACAAGCGCGCAGAAGAGGCCGTCAACGGCACGGGTTCGCTCGTCAAGGGCTTCTTGAGTGTGCCGATAGCCAACCCCTACATCACGTCTCCCTTTGGGATGCGTTTTCACCCGATCTTCCACGTCTGGAGGCTCCACTCGGGCACCGACTTTGGAGCCGCGTGCGGAACACAGGTCACGGCGGCCGCTGATGGCACCGTGGCGTGGGCGAAGTACATGTCGGGCAGCGGCAACCAGGTGCTGCTTGATCACGGCTATGTGAGCGGCAAGTGGCTGACCACGAGCTACAACCACTTGTCGAAGTTTGCGGTGTCGCCAGGTCAGAAGGTTGCGCGCGGTCAGATAGTTGGCTACGTCGGATCGACGGGCGACTCGACGGGGTGCCACCTTCACTTCGAAGTCAGGGTCAATAACCGGTATGTGGACCCGATGACCTTGCTCGCGGCCTGGTAG
- the ftsX gene encoding permease-like cell division protein FtsX produces MRLRFIFGEVFSGLRRNGTMALSVVLVTFVSLTFVGAAALTQMQVDKLKGDWYDKVEVSVFLCPDNSPDIQCASGLATKAQEAAIKAVLLDGAAAPYVQSVTYESREQAFASLRASDTDNRFASLTADQMQASFRVKLKDPTKFEVVADAVKGVPGVQNVKDQREIFKGLFSLLNAATLVAAGLAAVMLLAAVLLITTTIRLSALSRRRETTIMRMVGASRGLIQLPFMLEGAVAATLGAVMAGAGLWFSVRYLVEDWLKQSVTFVNYIGGADVLTVAPWLLVGAVGLAVVASLATLGRYTRA; encoded by the coding sequence ATGAGGCTCCGGTTCATTTTCGGAGAGGTCTTCAGTGGGCTCCGCCGCAACGGCACCATGGCACTCTCGGTGGTGCTGGTCACGTTTGTTTCACTGACGTTCGTTGGTGCCGCGGCCCTGACCCAGATGCAGGTCGACAAGCTCAAGGGCGATTGGTACGACAAGGTCGAGGTCTCTGTCTTCTTGTGCCCCGACAACTCGCCCGACATCCAATGTGCCTCCGGCCTCGCGACCAAGGCTCAAGAGGCCGCTATCAAGGCGGTGCTCCTGGACGGCGCGGCGGCTCCCTACGTTCAGAGCGTCACGTACGAGTCGCGTGAGCAGGCCTTCGCGAGCCTTCGTGCTAGCGACACGGACAACCGATTTGCCTCGCTCACCGCGGATCAGATGCAGGCCAGTTTTCGCGTCAAGCTCAAGGACCCCACCAAGTTCGAGGTGGTCGCCGACGCGGTCAAGGGCGTTCCCGGGGTCCAGAACGTCAAGGACCAGCGCGAAATCTTCAAGGGGCTCTTTAGCCTGCTCAACGCTGCGACCCTGGTGGCCGCGGGCCTCGCCGCCGTCATGCTTCTCGCGGCGGTGCTACTCATCACCACCACCATCCGACTGAGCGCCTTGAGCCGACGGCGCGAGACGACGATCATGCGCATGGTGGGAGCCTCGCGCGGCCTCATCCAGTTGCCATTCATGCTCGAGGGGGCCGTAGCGGCAACCCTTGGCGCGGTGATGGCTGGCGCGGGTCTGTGGTTTTCCGTGCGGTACTTGGTCGAGGACTGGCTTAAGCAGTCGGTCACCTTCGTGAACTACATCGGCGGGGCGGACGTTCTCACCGTGGCTCCGTGGCTCCTGGTAGGTGCCGTGGGGCTTGCTGTGGTGGCGTCGCTCGCAACCCTTGGGAGGTACACGCGCGCATGA
- the ftsE gene encoding cell division ATP-binding protein FtsE: protein MIRLDHVSKLYARGARPALDDISVEIERGDFVFLVGSSGSGKSTCLKLILREERPTSGEVHVAGRNLGKLSSWRVPLLRREIGAVFQDFRLLPNKTVYDNVAFALQVIGKKRHYIQSMVPETLELVGLAGKEKRFPHELSGGEQQRVAIARAVVNHPPILLCDEPTGNLDPGTSIGIVRLLDRINRTGTTVLMATHDDEIVDQMRKRVIELKGGQLIRDQDRGVYEVEQS from the coding sequence GTGATTCGACTTGACCATGTCTCCAAGCTCTACGCCAGGGGTGCCCGTCCCGCGCTGGACGACATCTCGGTGGAGATAGAACGCGGGGATTTTGTGTTCCTTGTCGGCTCCTCTGGCTCCGGAAAGTCGACCTGCCTCAAGTTGATTTTGCGCGAGGAGCGACCCACTTCCGGGGAGGTACACGTGGCGGGCAGGAACCTGGGCAAGCTCTCCAGTTGGCGCGTGCCGCTCTTGCGCCGCGAGATTGGCGCGGTCTTCCAGGACTTCCGTTTGCTGCCGAACAAGACCGTGTATGACAACGTCGCGTTCGCGCTCCAGGTCATCGGCAAGAAGAGGCACTACATCCAGTCGATGGTTCCCGAGACTCTCGAACTCGTCGGCCTTGCGGGCAAGGAGAAGCGCTTCCCTCACGAGCTTTCCGGCGGTGAGCAGCAACGCGTGGCCATCGCCCGCGCGGTTGTCAACCACCCGCCCATTCTGTTGTGCGACGAGCCCACGGGAAATCTTGACCCGGGCACGTCCATCGGCATCGTGCGCCTTCTCGACCGCATCAATCGCACGGGAACGACAGTGCTCATGGCTACCCACGATGACGAGATCGTCGACCAGATGCGCAAGCGCGTGATCGAGCTCAAGGGCGGGCAGTTGATCCGCGACCAAGACCGGGGCGTCTACGAGGTGGAGCAGTCATGA
- the prfB gene encoding peptide chain release factor 2 → MAIDFPAELQALSSTFGQIEAVLDPAGLERKIAELEVEASAPGLWDDQDNAQAVTSALSIAKADVDRIQAFASRIDDLGVLIEMGVEGHDADTLAEAEADLAVLKKDLASMEVRTLMTGEWDERDAVVTVRSGAGGVDAADFTAMLMRMYLRWAERHGYAAKVLDTSYAEEAGIKSATFEVSAPYAFGHLSVEAGTHRLVRISPFDNQGRRQTSFAAVEVIPLIGQTDHIDVPETDIKIDVFRSSGPGGQSVNTTDSAVRITHLPSGIVVSMQDEKSQIQNRAAAMRVLQSRLLLLKKAEEAAQKKELAGDIKASWGDQMRSYVLHPYQMVKDLRTEHETSQTDKVFDGDIDDFIDAGIRWRRALENE, encoded by the coding sequence ATGGCCATTGACTTTCCCGCCGAACTCCAGGCGCTCAGCAGCACGTTCGGCCAGATCGAGGCGGTCCTCGACCCAGCGGGTCTTGAGAGGAAGATCGCCGAACTCGAGGTCGAGGCATCGGCCCCCGGCCTGTGGGACGACCAGGACAACGCCCAAGCGGTCACGAGCGCGCTCAGCATCGCCAAGGCAGACGTGGATCGTATTCAGGCCTTCGCGAGCCGCATTGACGATCTGGGCGTCTTGATCGAGATGGGTGTCGAGGGACACGACGCCGACACCCTCGCAGAGGCCGAGGCCGATCTCGCTGTCCTCAAGAAGGATCTGGCGTCCATGGAGGTGCGGACCCTGATGACGGGGGAGTGGGACGAGCGCGACGCCGTCGTCACCGTCCGGTCGGGCGCCGGCGGCGTGGATGCCGCCGACTTCACCGCGATGCTCATGCGCATGTACCTGCGGTGGGCCGAGCGTCACGGCTACGCCGCCAAGGTTCTCGACACGTCGTATGCCGAAGAGGCGGGCATCAAGTCCGCCACGTTCGAGGTGAGCGCACCGTACGCGTTCGGGCACCTTTCCGTTGAGGCGGGAACACACCGCCTAGTGCGCATCAGCCCGTTCGACAACCAGGGCAGGCGCCAGACCAGTTTCGCGGCCGTCGAGGTCATCCCGCTCATCGGCCAGACGGACCACATCGACGTTCCCGAAACGGACATCAAGATCGACGTGTTCCGCTCATCCGGGCCAGGTGGTCAGTCCGTCAACACGACCGACTCCGCCGTGCGCATCACCCACCTTCCCTCGGGCATCGTGGTGTCGATGCAGGATGAGAAGAGCCAGATTCAGAACCGCGCTGCGGCAATGAGGGTGCTCCAGTCGCGACTGCTGCTGCTCAAGAAGGCCGAAGAGGCCGCGCAGAAGAAGGAACTCGCAGGGGATATCAAGGCCAGTTGGGGCGACCAGATGCGCTCCTACGTGTTGCACCCGTACCAAATGGTCAAAGACCTGCGCACGGAGCACGAGACGAGCCAGACGGACAAGGTCTTCGACGGCGACATCGACGACTTCATCGACGCCGGTATTCGCTGGCGGCGAGCCCTGGAGAACGAATAG
- the adhE gene encoding bifunctional acetaldehyde-CoA/alcohol dehydrogenase, which translates to MTTTAPQSGALAPTDATSVAAGIDVLVANAIKALAEYASRTQEDVNYYVKKASVAALNQHGVLALQAVNETGRGVFEDKAVKNLFACEHVTHSMAPMKTVGIISEDPITGITEIAEPVGVIAGITPVTNPTSTAIFKSLIAIKTRNPIIFGFHPSARECSIAAAKIVRDAAVAAGAPEHCVQWVEIPSLEATGALMNHPDVSLILATGGNAMVKAAYSCGKPALGVGAGNVPAYVHKSANLKRAINDLVISKAFDNGMVCASEQAVILDKEIYAEAMGLFDRLHAYKVTKDEKAKLEEFIFGATSGGTNCAGAKLNPNVVGKSPQWIAEQAGFTVPEETSIILAEVSEVGPNEPLTREKLCPVLAVLKANDTEQGLTYAEQMVEFSGLGHSAAIHATDEDLIKEFGKRCKAIRIIVNSPSSHGGIGDIYNAFLPSLTLGCGSYGKNSVSNNVTALNLINVKRIGRRNNNMQWFKVPSKTYFEPNAIQYLKDMNAVERVTIVTDATMTRIGVVDKIIDVLRRRSNLVSLQIIDNVEPEPSIKTVTAGAEIMRAFKPDTIIAVGGGSPMDAAKVMWLMYEHPDIVFSDLKEKFFDVRKRAFQFPKLGELAKLVCIPTTSGTGAEVTPFAVITDTETGRKYPLADYALTPTVAIIDPVLTANLPARVAADSGMDALTHATEAYVSVYANDFTDGLALQAIRLVFENIEESVVVGGTAVKAREKMHNAATIAGMAFGNAFLGLVHAMSHVTGSMYHVAHGRTNAIYLPHVIRYNGKIPTKPTSWPKQESYVAPERFQDIAKMLGLAHETPEIAVEAYAVACEELRAKLGIEPSFQAAGVDEVEFIASLDTLAMQAYEDQCAPANPRMPMIEDMKIMMEAAYYGISWDDVKARKADAAVGDAPAPAKAAKKGTK; encoded by the coding sequence ATGACCACCACCGCCCCCCAATCCGGCGCTCTTGCCCCCACCGACGCCACGTCGGTCGCCGCAGGAATCGACGTGCTCGTCGCGAATGCCATCAAGGCCCTCGCCGAGTACGCGTCGAGGACCCAAGAAGACGTGAACTACTACGTCAAGAAGGCGTCCGTCGCCGCTTTGAACCAGCACGGAGTTCTCGCCCTGCAGGCCGTCAACGAAACCGGCCGCGGAGTGTTTGAAGACAAGGCCGTGAAGAACCTGTTCGCGTGCGAGCATGTGACCCACTCGATGGCACCCATGAAGACCGTGGGCATCATCAGCGAGGACCCGATCACGGGAATCACCGAGATCGCCGAGCCCGTGGGCGTCATCGCCGGTATCACCCCGGTGACCAACCCCACGTCGACCGCGATCTTCAAGTCGCTCATCGCCATCAAGACGCGCAACCCGATCATCTTCGGCTTCCACCCGAGCGCTCGCGAGTGCTCGATCGCCGCCGCCAAGATCGTCCGTGACGCGGCCGTCGCCGCGGGTGCTCCCGAGCACTGTGTCCAGTGGGTCGAGATTCCCTCGCTTGAGGCCACCGGCGCGCTCATGAACCACCCCGACGTCTCGCTCATCCTCGCCACCGGTGGCAACGCCATGGTGAAGGCCGCATACAGCTGCGGAAAGCCCGCCCTCGGCGTCGGCGCCGGAAACGTGCCGGCGTACGTGCATAAGTCGGCCAACCTCAAGCGCGCGATCAACGACCTCGTGATCTCGAAGGCCTTCGACAACGGCATGGTGTGCGCCTCGGAGCAGGCCGTCATCCTCGACAAGGAGATCTACGCCGAGGCGATGGGGCTGTTCGACCGCCTGCACGCCTACAAGGTCACCAAGGACGAGAAGGCCAAGCTCGAGGAGTTCATCTTCGGTGCCACCTCGGGCGGCACCAACTGCGCAGGAGCCAAGCTCAACCCGAACGTGGTGGGCAAGAGCCCCCAGTGGATCGCCGAGCAGGCGGGCTTCACTGTTCCCGAAGAGACCTCGATCATCCTGGCCGAGGTCAGCGAAGTCGGCCCGAACGAGCCCCTGACGCGCGAGAAGCTGTGCCCGGTCCTGGCCGTCCTCAAGGCCAACGACACCGAGCAGGGCCTCACCTATGCCGAGCAGATGGTGGAGTTCTCAGGACTGGGTCACTCAGCCGCGATCCACGCGACCGATGAGGACCTCATCAAGGAGTTCGGCAAGCGCTGCAAGGCCATCCGCATCATCGTGAACTCTCCCTCGAGCCACGGCGGCATCGGCGACATCTACAACGCGTTCCTGCCCTCGCTCACGCTCGGCTGCGGTTCGTATGGCAAGAACTCGGTGTCGAACAACGTCACCGCTTTGAACCTCATCAACGTGAAGCGCATCGGCCGGAGGAACAACAACATGCAGTGGTTCAAGGTTCCCTCCAAGACCTACTTCGAGCCCAACGCGATCCAGTACTTGAAGGACATGAACGCCGTCGAGCGCGTCACGATCGTCACCGACGCGACGATGACCCGCATCGGCGTCGTCGACAAGATCATCGACGTGCTGCGCCGCCGGTCGAACCTCGTCTCGCTGCAGATCATCGACAACGTCGAGCCCGAGCCCTCCATCAAGACGGTCACGGCCGGTGCGGAGATCATGCGGGCGTTCAAGCCCGACACGATCATCGCCGTCGGTGGTGGATCGCCGATGGACGCCGCGAAGGTCATGTGGCTCATGTACGAGCACCCCGACATCGTGTTCTCGGACCTCAAGGAGAAGTTCTTCGACGTCCGCAAGCGCGCGTTCCAGTTCCCCAAGCTGGGCGAACTTGCCAAGCTGGTCTGCATCCCGACCACGTCGGGCACGGGCGCCGAGGTGACGCCGTTCGCGGTCATCACGGACACCGAGACGGGCCGCAAGTACCCGCTCGCCGACTACGCGCTCACGCCCACCGTCGCGATCATTGACCCGGTGCTCACCGCAAACCTGCCCGCGCGGGTCGCGGCCGACTCCGGCATGGACGCCCTGACGCACGCCACCGAGGCCTACGTCTCTGTGTATGCGAACGACTTCACCGACGGTCTTGCGCTCCAGGCCATCCGCTTGGTGTTCGAGAACATCGAAGAGTCGGTCGTCGTGGGTGGCACCGCCGTCAAGGCCCGCGAGAAGATGCACAACGCCGCGACGATCGCCGGCATGGCGTTCGGTAACGCGTTCCTCGGCCTCGTGCACGCCATGAGCCACGTCACCGGCTCGATGTACCACGTGGCACACGGTCGCACCAACGCGATCTACCTGCCGCACGTCATCCGCTACAACGGCAAGATTCCCACCAAGCCGACCTCGTGGCCCAAGCAGGAGTCGTACGTCGCGCCCGAGCGCTTCCAGGACATCGCGAAGATGCTTGGCCTCGCTCACGAGACGCCGGAGATCGCGGTGGAGGCCTACGCCGTCGCCTGTGAGGAACTGCGGGCCAAGCTGGGCATCGAGCCCTCGTTCCAGGCGGCGGGCGTCGATGAGGTCGAATTCATTGCGAGCCTCGACACGCTCGCCATGCAGGCCTACGAGGACCAGTGCGCACCCGCCAACCCGCGCATGCCCATGATCGAAGACATGAAGATCATGATGGAGGCCGCGTACTACGGCATCTCTTGGGACGACGTGAAGGCCCGCAAGGCCGACGCGGCCGTCGGGGATGCCCCGGCACCCGCCAAGGCCGCCAAGAAGGGCACGAAGTAA
- a CDS encoding rhodanese-like domain-containing protein, with translation MMTRTLRTVLIAAIAALALSACSSGPSGPPAFDGSHVSASSFAEAVKVPGATVLDVRTPAEFAQGHIPGAVNIDVEDATFPDKIAKLDPAADYAVYCRSGNRSRAAMEYMTKAGVTHTVGLDGGIGAWKGTLAQ, from the coding sequence ATGATGACACGCACTCTTCGTACCGTTCTGATCGCAGCAATCGCAGCATTGGCCCTCTCGGCATGCTCCTCGGGGCCCTCCGGCCCGCCGGCGTTTGACGGCTCGCACGTCTCGGCATCGTCCTTTGCCGAGGCCGTCAAAGTCCCTGGAGCCACCGTGCTCGACGTGCGCACGCCCGCGGAGTTTGCGCAGGGGCACATCCCCGGCGCCGTCAACATCGACGTCGAAGACGCGACCTTCCCCGACAAGATCGCCAAGCTCGACCCGGCGGCCGACTACGCCGTGTATTGCCGCTCGGGAAATCGTTCCCGCGCCGCCATGGAGTACATGACGAAAGCAGGCGTGACGCACACCGTGGGCCTCGATGGTGGCATCGGCGCCTGGAAGGGCACCCTCGCGCAGTAG
- a CDS encoding aspartate aminotransferase family protein, with product MPTNETGTRMTTEEEALVRANDRSHVFHSWSVQGAINPMPVAGGLGSEFWDYDGKRYLDFGAQLVNLNLGHQHPALIAAIHAQADRLATIQPALANDVRGELAALVTDAAGESFAKVFFTNGGADANENAVRMARLFTGKRKVMAMYRSYHGSTSTAISLTGDPRRWANEPSDPSVVHFHGPYPYRSPFYSDGPEQETERALEYLEQTIVLEGAATIGAILIETIVGTNGVLVPPPGYLKGVRALCDKYGIVYIADEVMVGFGRTGEMFAYQAHDVVPDLVTFAKGINSGYVPLGGVIISRAIAEYFDDKMFPGGLTYSGHPLACAVGVATFGVFERDGILAHVKDMGERVVEPILKGWLEKHPCVGDVRGVGLFWAIELVKDKATREPLVPFNASGADAAPMAAFVAACKAAGLWPFAHFNRTHVCPPLVITEEELRRGLAIIDDALTVVDRALTVADATTA from the coding sequence ATACCGACCAACGAGACAGGCACCAGGATGACCACCGAAGAAGAGGCCCTCGTCAGGGCAAACGACCGTTCACACGTCTTCCACTCGTGGAGCGTCCAGGGCGCCATCAACCCGATGCCCGTCGCGGGAGGCCTTGGGAGCGAGTTCTGGGACTACGACGGCAAGAGGTACCTCGACTTTGGTGCCCAGCTGGTCAACCTCAACCTTGGCCACCAGCACCCCGCGCTCATCGCCGCTATCCATGCCCAGGCGGACCGCCTCGCGACCATCCAGCCCGCGCTCGCAAATGACGTGCGCGGCGAGCTCGCGGCCCTGGTGACCGACGCGGCGGGGGAGTCCTTCGCCAAGGTGTTCTTCACCAACGGCGGCGCCGATGCCAATGAGAACGCGGTCCGCATGGCGAGGCTCTTTACGGGCAAACGCAAGGTCATGGCGATGTATCGCAGCTATCACGGCAGCACCTCGACCGCGATCTCGCTCACCGGTGATCCGCGTCGCTGGGCCAACGAGCCCTCCGACCCGTCCGTGGTCCACTTCCACGGCCCGTACCCATACCGCTCGCCGTTCTACTCGGACGGCCCGGAGCAGGAAACCGAGCGCGCGCTCGAGTACCTCGAGCAGACGATCGTGCTCGAGGGCGCCGCGACGATCGGAGCCATCCTGATCGAGACGATCGTGGGTACCAACGGCGTCCTGGTCCCCCCGCCCGGATACCTCAAGGGCGTGAGGGCCCTGTGCGACAAGTACGGCATCGTCTACATCGCCGACGAGGTCATGGTCGGCTTCGGCCGCACCGGCGAGATGTTCGCCTACCAGGCGCACGACGTGGTTCCCGACCTGGTGACGTTTGCCAAGGGCATCAACTCCGGTTACGTCCCGCTCGGAGGGGTGATCATTTCGCGAGCCATCGCGGAGTATTTCGACGACAAGATGTTCCCCGGCGGCCTCACGTACTCGGGCCACCCGCTCGCGTGTGCGGTGGGCGTGGCGACGTTCGGCGTCTTCGAGCGTGACGGCATTCTGGCCCACGTGAAGGACATGGGCGAGCGCGTGGTCGAACCCATCCTCAAGGGCTGGCTCGAGAAGCACCCGTGTGTGGGTGACGTGCGCGGCGTCGGCCTGTTCTGGGCCATCGAACTGGTCAAGGACAAGGCGACGAGGGAGCCACTGGTGCCGTTCAACGCTTCCGGGGCCGACGCCGCGCCGATGGCCGCGTTCGTGGCCGCGTGCAAGGCGGCGGGACTGTGGCCGTTTGCCCACTTCAACCGCACCCACGTGTGCCCGCCCCTGGTGATTACCGAGGAAGAGCTGCGTAGGGGTCTCGCCATCATTGACGACGCCCTCACGGTGGTCGACCGCGCACTCACCGTCGCCGATGCGACGACCGCGTAG
- a CDS encoding CoA-acylating methylmalonate-semialdehyde dehydrogenase, producing the protein MGVLRHHVAGQEFGSTERTGTIFNPATGAVVGEVAYASAADANAVIAAAKAALPAWAETGLIKRADVFFRMRQLLVERQDELAAIVTREHGKVLADAKGEISRGIENIEFAAGLVHLLKGEFSQQVSRGVDVHSVKQPVGVVACITPFNFPVMVPLWMTASAIACGNTVVLKPSEKDPGAADFLVRLFEDAGLPAGVLNVLHGDKVAVDALLESPDVAAISFVGSTPVARSIYQRGTAAGKRVQALGGAKNHMVVMPDADLDGAADAAVSAAYGAAGERCMAISVLVAVGDTTADALVAKVAERMAKLVIGDGTDPASEMGPLITREHRDRVASYVTGAAAEGATVVVDGTAQEFEGDGFFIGVSLVDNVKPGMRVYEDEIFGPVLSVVRVGTYDEAVALINANSFANGTAIFTRDGGTARRFEVDAEVGMVGVNVPLPVPVGAYSFGGWRNSLFGDSHIYGPESVHFYTRSKVVTTRWPHPSESQIDLGFPSNH; encoded by the coding sequence ATGGGCGTTCTTCGCCATCACGTCGCGGGTCAGGAGTTCGGTTCGACCGAGCGAACCGGCACCATCTTCAACCCGGCGACGGGCGCCGTCGTGGGCGAGGTCGCCTACGCATCGGCCGCCGACGCGAACGCCGTGATCGCCGCGGCCAAGGCCGCACTTCCGGCGTGGGCCGAGACGGGCCTCATCAAGCGCGCCGACGTGTTCTTCCGCATGCGCCAGCTCCTGGTCGAGCGCCAGGACGAGCTCGCCGCGATCGTCACGCGCGAACACGGCAAGGTCCTTGCCGACGCCAAGGGCGAGATCAGCCGCGGCATCGAGAACATCGAGTTCGCCGCCGGGCTGGTGCACCTTCTCAAGGGCGAGTTTTCCCAGCAGGTCTCGCGCGGGGTCGACGTGCACTCGGTCAAGCAGCCGGTCGGAGTGGTCGCGTGCATCACGCCGTTCAACTTCCCCGTCATGGTGCCGCTGTGGATGACCGCATCGGCCATCGCATGCGGCAACACCGTGGTGCTCAAGCCGAGCGAGAAGGACCCAGGCGCCGCAGACTTCCTCGTCAGGCTCTTCGAGGACGCGGGCCTCCCAGCTGGCGTGCTCAACGTGCTCCACGGCGACAAGGTGGCCGTCGACGCGCTTCTCGAGTCTCCCGATGTCGCGGCCATCAGCTTCGTGGGTTCGACGCCCGTGGCGCGGTCGATCTACCAGCGCGGCACCGCCGCAGGCAAGCGCGTCCAGGCGCTCGGAGGCGCGAAGAATCACATGGTCGTGATGCCCGATGCCGACCTGGACGGAGCGGCCGACGCCGCGGTCTCGGCCGCGTACGGCGCCGCGGGGGAGCGCTGCATGGCGATCTCCGTGCTCGTGGCGGTGGGCGACACGACGGCCGACGCCCTGGTCGCCAAGGTGGCCGAGCGCATGGCCAAGCTTGTCATCGGCGACGGAACCGACCCGGCATCGGAGATGGGCCCGCTCATCACGCGCGAGCACCGCGACAGGGTCGCGTCGTACGTGACGGGCGCAGCGGCCGAGGGCGCTACGGTCGTGGTCGACGGTACTGCCCAGGAGTTCGAGGGCGACGGATTCTTCATTGGCGTGAGCCTGGTCGACAACGTCAAGCCGGGCATGCGGGTCTATGAGGACGAGATCTTTGGCCCCGTCCTCTCGGTGGTGCGCGTCGGGACGTACGACGAGGCGGTCGCGCTCATCAACGCCAACTCCTTCGCCAACGGCACCGCGATATTCACTCGCGACGGCGGCACCGCAAGGCGCTTCGAGGTGGACGCCGAGGTGGGAATGGTGGGCGTCAACGTGCCCCTGCCCGTGCCCGTCGGTGCGTACTCGTTCGGCGGCTGGCGCAACTCGCTCTTTGGCGACTCGCACATCTACGGTCCCGAGTCCGTGCACTTCTACACTCGCAGCAAGGTGGTCACGACGCGCTGGCCCCACCCGAGCGAGTCGCAGATCGACCTTGGGTTCCCTAGTAATCACTGA